A single window of Periophthalmus magnuspinnatus isolate fPerMag1 chromosome 9, fPerMag1.2.pri, whole genome shotgun sequence DNA harbors:
- the LOC117376607 gene encoding NACHT, LRR and PYD domains-containing protein 3-like, whose translation MDQRETREDGAPPSIKAHRPAPGASAVSFKSDDSLQRGILFKREHGPEIHQKHPPSEPGPICESLRSDRSMGHPLKFATEPVEQQSPDVSSGQHHQTQLDSIFKLLEEDIFTFVQKELKKLHKVLSTDYPECLDPMKDEDEEQRSSSEAVLKITLNFLRRMKQKELAERLWSRSYSGVCQRKLKSNLQQKFECVFEGIAKAGNPTLLNQIYTELYITEGGSSEVNQEHEVRHMETASRKPDPAETVITCEDMFKGPAHTHAPIRTVLTKGVAGIGKTVLTQKFSLDWAESKANQDIQLLFPFTFRALNVLKDRSFSLVTLVHHFFSQTQTEQNTNCSFEHLQVLFIFDGLDECRLPLDFTKTKALTDPTESTSLHVLLVNLIRGSLLPSAHLWITTRPAAVNQIPAECVSMVTEVRGFTDPQKEQYFRKRFRDEADTIISHIKMSRSLHIMCYMPIFCWITATVLEHVLKSRERGELPKTLTQMYIHFLVVQAKVKNIKYEEGSEADPHWSPETRKMVKSLGKLAFEQLQKGNLIFYERDLCECGLDAAEASVYSGVFTQVFREEPGLYQDKVYCFIHLSVQEFLAALHVHQTFINTGKNLLVEKRPAISLLKNHIIYKDLPKFYQSAVDQALQSPNGHLDLLLRFLLGLSVSTNQSLLQGLLTQTGSSSQTNQKTAEYIKKKLSDDVSAERSINLLHCLNELNDRSLVEEIQRYLSSRRLSKGRLSPAQWSALAFVLLSSEEDLDQFELKKYCASEETLLRLLPVVKASNKALLTHCHLSERSCEALSSVLSSQSSSLRVLDLSLNDLKDSGLEMLSVGLKSPHCKLEQLSLSLCGLSPHSCGPLSSVLSSSSLTHLDLSHNDLQDSGVELLCSGLKSAPCRLETLRLSGCLVSQRGGAALASALSSAPSHLRELDLSYNHPGPSAELLTALQDQRPLLSVRLDHAGAVRLTPGLRKYFCDLTLDPNTAHRELKLSDNNKKVTLVTEKQPYPDHQDRFEDWAQILCSTGLTGRCYWEVQWSGEVFISVSYRGIRRKGASADSLFGHNDQSWSLFCSEGGFSVYHNNKRTFLPRDWSSSSGTVSVFVDCPAGSLSFYTVSSDQLTHLHTFNTTFTQTLLPGFRLRTYGSSVSLCPTDSPSSV comes from the exons atggatcagagagagaccagagaggacggagcccctccctctataaaagctcacag acctgctcctggggCCAGCGCCGTCTCATTCAAGAGTGATGATTCTTTGCAAAGAGGGATACTTTTTAAAAGAGAACATGGTCCAGA GATCCACCAGAAACATCCTCCGTCTGAACCTGGTCCCATCTGTGAGTCCCTCAGGAGTGACCGCTCTATGGGACATCCACTTAAATTTGCAACAGAGCC AGTGGAGCAGCAGAGTCCAGATGTCTCCAGTGGTCAGCACCATcagacacagctggactccatatTTAAG CTTCTGGAGGAGGACATCTTCACCTTTGTCCAGAAGGAGCTGAAGAAGCTCCACAAGGTTCTGAGTacagattacccagaatgcttagATCCTATGAAGGAtgaggatgaagagcagaggagcagcagtgaggCTGTTCTGAAGATCACACTGAACTTCCTGAGGAGGATGAAGCAGAAGGAGCTGGCTGAGCGTCTGTGGAGCA GGAGTTATTCTGGAGTTTGCCAGCGTAAACTGAAGTCTAACCTGCAGCagaagtttgagtgtgtgtttgagggcatcgctaaagcaggaaaccccacccttctgaatcagatctacacagagctctacatcacagagggagggtcttcagaggtcaaccaggaacatgaggtcagacacatggaAACAGCCTCCAGGAAACCAGACCCAGCAGAGACAGTCATCACATGtgaagacatgtttaaaggcccagctcacacacatgcaccaatcagaacagtgctGACAAAGGGAGTGGCTGGCATTGGGAAAACGGTGCTCACTCAGAAGTtcagtctggactgggctgaaAGCAAAGCCAACCAGGACATACAGCTGCTGTTCCCGTTcactttcagagcactcaatgtGCTGAAGGACAGAAGCTTCAGCTTGGTGACACTTGTTCATCACTTCTttagtcaaacacaaacagaacagaacacaaactgCAGCTTTGAACACCTCCAGGTGCTCTTTATCTTTGACggtctggacgagtgcagacTTCCTCTGGACTTCACCAAAACCAAGGCCCTGACCGACCCCACAGAGTCCACCTCACTGCACGTGCTGCTGGTAAACCTCATCAGGGGGAGTCTGCTTCCCTCCGCTCACCTCTGGATAACCACACGACCTGCTGCAGTCAATCAGATCCCTGCTgagtgtgtctccatggtgacagaggtcagagggttcaCCGACCCACAGAAGGAGCAGTACTTCAGGAAGAGGTTCAGAGACGAGGCTGACACAatcatctcccacatcaagATGTCCAGAAGCCTCCACATCATGTGCTACATGCCAATCTTCTGCTGGATCACTGCCACAGTCCTGGAGCATGTgttgaaaagcagagagagaggagagctgccCAAGACCCTGACTCAGATGtacatccacttcctggtggTTCAGGCCAAAGTCAAGAACATCAAGTATGAAGAAGGATCTGAGGCAGACCCACACTGGAGTCCAGAGACCAGGAAAATGGTGAAGtctctgggaaaactggcctttgagcagctgcagaaaggaaaccTGATCTTCTACGAGCGTGACCTGTGCGAGTGTGGACTGGATGCTGCAGAggcctcagtgtactctggagtgttcacgcaggtctttagagaggagccaggcctgtaccaggacaaggtctactgcttcatccatctcagtgtgcaggagtttcttGCTGCTCTTCACGTCCATCAGACCTTCATCAACACTGGGAAAAATCTACTAGTAGAGAAAAGGCCTGCAATCTCACTGTTAAAGAATCACATCATTTACAAAGATCTGCCCAAATTCTATCAGTCAGCTGTGGACCAGGCCTTACAGAGTCCAAATGGACACCTGGACCTGCTCCTTCGCTTCCTCCTGGGACTTTCAGTGTCGACCAATCAGAGTCTTTTACAAGGTCTGCTCACACAGACAGGAAGTAGCTCCCagaccaatcagaaaacagctgagtacatcaagaagaagctgagtgatgatgtgtctgcagagaggagcatcaacctgctccactgtctgaacgAACTGAATGACCGTTCTCTGGTGGAGGAGATCCAACGGTACCTGAGTTCAAGACGTCTGTCTAAAGGTAGATTGTCTCCTGCTCAGTGGTCGGCTCTGGCCTTCGTCTTACTGTCATCAGAAGAAGATCTGGACcagtttgagctgaagaaaTACTGCGCTTCAGAGGAGACTCTCCTGAGGCTGCTGCCAGTGGTCAAGGCCTCCAACAAAGCTCT ACTGACCCACTGTCACCTGTCAGAGAGAAGCTGTGAAgctctgtcctcagtcctcagctcccagtcctctagtttGAGAGTCCTGGATCTTAGTCTCAACGACTTGAAGGACTCAGGGCTGGAGATGTTGTCTGTTGGTCTGAAGAGTCCTCACTGTAAACTGGAACAGCTCAG tctgtccctctgtggactgtcccctcacagctgtgggcctctgtcctcagtcctcagctcctccagtctcacacacctggacctCAGTCACAAcgacctccaggactcaggagtggagctgctgtgttctggactgaagagcgccccctgcagactggAGACACTCAG GCTGTCTGGATGTCTGGTCtcacagaggggcggggctgctctggcctcagctctgagctccgccccctctcacctgagagagttagacctgagctacaaccatccaggaccctcagccgagctcctgaccgctctacaggaccagcgccccctgctgtctgtcag actGGACCATGCTGGAGCTGTGAGGTTAACCCCAGGACTCAGAAAGT atttctgtgatctcactctggatccaaacacagctcacagagaactcaaactgtctgacaacaacaagaaggtgacactTGTGACAGAGAAGCAGCCGTATCCAGACCATCAGGACAGATTTGAGGACTGGGCTCAGATTCTGTGTTCCACTGGTCTGACTggtcgctgttactgggaggtccaGTGGAGTGGAGAGGTTTTTATATCAGTGTCTTACAGAGGAATCAGAAGGAAAGGAGCCAGTGCTGACAGTTTGTTTGGACAcaatgatcagtcctggagtctgtTCTGTTCTGAAGGTGGTTTCTCTGTTTATCATAATAACAAACGTACCTTCCTCCCTCGGGACTGGTCCTCCTCTTCTGGGACAgtctcagtgtttgtggactgtcctgctggctctctgtccttctacacagtctcctctgaccaactgacccacctccacaccttcaACACCACCTTCACTCAGACTCTGCTCCCTGGGTTTAGGCTCAGGACTTATggctcctcagtgtctctgtgtccgacagactcaccctcctctgtgtaa
- the LOC129456530 gene encoding uncharacterized protein LOC129456530: protein MDSYQRESTRRLRRNSRTLQDIIHKGIHEAARDTPIPAKAGRDPRMIHSVASLIRAKSKLLLLESPDTVEIYKLDDPPLRSRPLKDGVYLPAIAAKASSLTSLRGLGLGPLSQSCPYLYDKRRGSFSSVASQRTGQTNGKQNTLKTRREAKKSNVTVSMTYLGQGRRRTSTEVVQDELKVLQQVNGGENLCVFKGMVTPGEQFQFISQRHRGYPFSATFYVNGLMVARISSCCEYRYTPGFQQGKKSSFRLAWLAGGVPCYRCTSLRNKYSSCQQLSNGTKENFILPPEQGLGHGTKAGNEGLIFPVLPKPHSSAVSADVESCPSSPLFLPAKPEKKAARRTRKQHKNNNENASTDNDEQTATGSSKASEKKRRRKAQSRRKRSKDKDDTKTATDKREEKRRGSEEEVSNEEERTSVETKQNKEPKEKTPSFIQPTHTAQPAPTQQTTEHRPPTETVQTAPPHRPSAPLQQKQQTRRNTTRGTHDSPQVEKALTQQKVNEQEEHGSNEKTRAAERQRDFYKECVEMSAALERGPSKHNWFKANILERCRLQKKLSSGPKSPGSDVELSAESESVQPEEEPEEEEEEEEEEPVPEQDLEAQVEAMITVLRTCDAVEQLVLRNTALTDDLLLSLAGALKISPSLVTLLNLNLNLIGPYGAHILLEVMRVKPHIKALHLFGNRFRDHGLQTLLTGVVELQEQSAMAAAAVQQALLLPPEHEAFVQQAMAALPCDYSSFRVFALVELDVGGNGLGSEGVKLLASYMRHHSYLRYLGLAQTSGADLAAWKELFESLKENMFLTQIILDENNLGDPGVRLLAEVLAVNVNLQKVDLDGNGISDVGGNDIMGALLSRTQLPLRHLSLNDNNISAGLVSRIQEQVDET from the exons ATGGATTCGTATCAGAGAGAATCGACACGGAGACTGAGAAGAAACAGCAGAACTCTTCAGGACATTATTCACAAAGGGATTCACGAGGCCGCCCGGGACACTCCT ATTCCTGCTAAAGCCGGAAGAGATCCCAGAATGATCCACTCTGTCGCGAGTCTGATCCGAGCAAAGAGCAAACTGCTTCTGTTGGAGAGTCCTGACACTGTGGAGATCTACAAG CTGGACGATCCTCCACTTCGCTCTCGGCCGCTCAAAGATGGCGTTTACCTGCCGGCGATCGCTGCGAAGGCGTCCAGTCTGACCTCTCTGCGGGGTTTAGGCTTAGGCCCGCTCAGTCAGTCCTGTCCGTATCTGTACGACAAACGGCGAGGCTCCTTTTCCTCGGTCGCATCTCAAAGGACGGGACAAACGAACGGGAAACAG aatactttgaaaactcGAAGAGAAGCCAAGAAATCCAATGTGACCGTGTCCATGACCTACTTAGGACAAGGCCGGAGGAGGACGTCCACTGAAGTTGTTCAGGACGAGCTAAAAGTTCTGCAGCAGGTCAACGGAGGAGAGAACCTGTGTGTGTTCAAAGGCATGGTGACTCCAGGAG AACAGTTTCAGTTTATTtcccagagacacagaggtTACCCCTTCAGCGCCACCTTCTACGTTAACGGGCTCATGGTGGCGAGGATCAGCTCGTGTTGTGAGTATCGCTACACCCCGGGTTTCCAGCAGGGCAAGAAGAGCAGCTTCAGACTGGCCTGGCTCGCGGGCGGAGTCCCCTGTTATAG atgTACAAGCCTTCGAAACAAATATAGCTCCTGCCAGCAGCTGAGCAATGGCACAAAAGAAAACTTCATTCTCCCTCCAGAACAGGGCCTTGGCCACGGTACAAAGGCTGGAAATGAGGGTCTCATTTTTCCAGTGCTTCCAAAACCTCATTCATCAGCAGTTTCTG ctgATGTTGAGTCCTGTCCATCATCTCCGCTCTTTTTACCTGCAAAACCAGAGAAAAAAGCAGCCAGACGAAccagaaaacaacacaaaaacaacaacgagAACGCATCTACGGACAACGATGAGCAAACGGCGACCGGATCCAGTAAAGCGTCGGAGAAAAAGAGGCGTCGCAAAGCTCAGTCCCGCCGAAAACGCAGCAAAGACAAAGACGATACTAAAACTGCGACGgataaaagagaagaaaagagacgAGGAAGTGAAGAAGAAGTGTCGAACGAGGAAGAACGAACGAGCGTGGAgacgaaacaaaacaaagagccAAAAGAGAAAACACCAAGTTTTATCCAACCGACACACACTGCACAACCTGCACCGACGCAGCAAACGACGGAACACAGACCTCCAACGGAAACAGTGCAAACAGCGCCACCGCACAGGCCGAGCGCGCCACTGCAGCAGAAACAACAGACGCGGCGAAACACGACGAGAGGAACGCACG ATTCTCCGCAGGTCGAGAAAGCTCTGACTCAGCAGAAGGTGAACGAGCAGGAGGAACACGGATCAAATGAGAAAACCAGAGCtgcagaaagacagagagacttCTATAAAGAATGTGTGGAAATGAGCGCGGCGCTGGAGCGGGGCCCGAGCAAACACAACTGGTTCAAGGCAAACA TCTTGGAGAGGTGCCGACTTCAGAAAAAGTTGTCGTCGGGTCCCAAAAGCCCCGGTTCAGACGTGGAGCTGAGTGCAGAGAGTGAATCTGTGCAGCCCGAGGAAGaacctgaggaggaggaggaggaggaagaagaagaacctGTCCCAGAACAAGACCTGGAGGCTCAG GTGGAGGCCATGATTACGGTGCTGAGGACGTGCGACGCCGTGGAGCAGCTGGTGCTCAGGAACACGGCCCTGACCGACGACCTTCTGCTGAGTCTGGCCGGAGCTCTGAAGATCAGCCCCTCTTTGGTCACGCTGCTCAACCTCAACCTGAACCTCATCGGGCCGTACGGCGCGCACATCCTGCTGGAGGTCATGAGGGTCAAGCCCCACATCAAAGCTTTACA TTTGTTCGGGAACAGATTTCGGGACCACGGGCTGCAGACTTTACTCACCGGTGTTGTGGAGCTACAGGAGCAAAGCGCTATGGCCGCCGCCGCCGTCCAGCAGGCGTTACTCTTACCCCCAGAGCACGAGGCCTTCGTGCAGCAGGCCATGGCCGCTCTGCCCTGCGACTACAGCTCTTTCAGGGTCTTTGCTCTGGTTGAACTGGACGTTGGAGGAAACGGTTTGGGCAGCGAAGGCGTTAAACTTTTAGCGTCTTACATGAGGCATCACTCGTATTTGCGGTACTTGGGGCTGGCGCAGACGAGCGGAGCCGACCTCGCCGCGTGGAAGGAACTTTTCGAGAGCTTGAAAGAAAACATGTTTCTGACTCAAATCATTTTAGACGAGAACAATTTGGGAGACCCCGGGGTGAGACTGTTGGCCGAGGTGCTCGCCGTGAACGTGAACCTGCAGAAAGTGGATCTGGACGGAAACGGCATCAGCGACGTGGGAGGAAACGACATCATGGGGGCGCTACTGAGCAGAACGCAGCTCCCTCTGAGGCACCTGAGTCTCAACGATAACAACATCAGCGCGGGACTCGTGAGCCGCATCCAGGAGCAAGTCGACGAAACGTGA